The DNA region GTTTTTTTTTTTCAAGCAGAAGACGGCATACGAGATCGTGATTGACTGGAGTTCAGACGTGTGCTCTTCCGATCTGGGTGGGAAGAAGGGCCTGGTCAGAAGGCAAGCCCGGCAGGAGGCGGCTTAACGGTACTTGGAGGTCAGCACAGTGCTCACAGAGGCAAGGAATTTGTCCAGAGAGGCGTGCATGGCGGGTGTGAAATCTCCAGGGTGGTGGCAAGCCAAGGTCACCAGCAGGCAGTGGCTCAGGAACTTGAAGTTGACAGGATCCACACGCAGTTTGTGGGCATGCAGGTCGCTCAGAGTGGACAGGGCACCAGGCA from Planktothrix tepida PCC 9214 includes:
- a CDS encoding globin domain-containing protein, giving the protein YFSHIDVSPGSAQVKAHGKKVADALAKAADHVEDLPGALSTLSDLHAHKLRVDPVNFKFLSHCLLVTLACHHPGDFTPAMHASLDKFLASVSTVLTSKYR